The Metabacillus sediminilitoris genome window below encodes:
- a CDS encoding helix-hairpin-helix domain-containing protein, whose translation MKKTSPKLPLTSEEKLNLRRCKVKLSEIADMDVSSLSKCLKTSSERAKYLRALAQFQSIPSIGSKLAQWVTELEFYSLEEIKNEDGAKLTDKLEERFGYWEDPCVEDSLRCIVYHANYPDSDKSWWYFTDERKQYREQYGYPATRPTTPWYEKKPKNE comes from the coding sequence ATGAAAAAGACTTCTCCAAAACTACCGTTAACATCCGAAGAAAAATTAAATTTAAGAAGATGTAAAGTAAAATTAAGTGAGATTGCTGATATGGATGTCTCTTCATTATCCAAGTGTCTAAAAACTTCTTCCGAACGTGCCAAATATCTTCGAGCTTTAGCTCAATTTCAATCCATACCTTCTATTGGATCAAAGTTGGCTCAATGGGTAACTGAATTGGAATTTTATTCTCTTGAAGAGATTAAAAATGAAGACGGTGCTAAATTAACTGATAAATTGGAAGAACGATTCGGATATTGGGAAGACCCCTGTGTGGAAGATTCTTTGCGTTGCATAGTTTATCACGCAAATTATCCTGATAGCGATAAGAGTTGGTGGTATTTTACAGATGAGAGGAAACAGTATCGTGAGCAATATGGGTATCCTGCTACAAGACCTACAACTCCTTGGTATGAAAAGAAGCCAAAAAATGAATAG
- a CDS encoding BCCT family transporter encodes MSLEVKKENGVEIAAHSQQKTRKGVFWPAFLIVGGGAVLGIVNNKMLADISMNGFIASLRGLGWLYQIISIVALVIVGLVTFSKIGKVRLGGEDAKPKYSFGSWFAMALSGGIATGLITYGVNEPIIYFGNIYGEMNQTGVKPGTPLAAIFAMGRSFYNWSFIPYAMYSLSGLVVAYMYFNRKKSLSVTSTLIPLFGDKVTKGIWSSIIDTLSVLAIALGLASSLGAGLALVGSGIEATYGIQQGPIVWLVLTLVITAMFTLSSLKGLDKGIRFLSDFNAKVFYIILIALIIIGPTLFIFRTSTAGLGYWLQNFWQWGLDPIDLGGEALVMWWTLYDWAIWIAYAPLMGIFFAVISHGRTIREFMIVNWILPSVFSIIWFGIWGGTALHWQQNNVVDLVGTIKESGAMAALWSFLANLPLGAVIIPIIMFSLILSFSTGADAMVRTISSLCTVNIQHDEEPANWKKLLWALSIGIIAFVMVAFAGGAQGVDGVKYLAALGGSSILFVFVLQVVSAIKMFFIDKIEK; translated from the coding sequence ATGTCATTGGAAGTGAAAAAAGAGAATGGTGTGGAAATAGCAGCACACTCACAACAAAAAACACGTAAAGGTGTATTTTGGCCGGCTTTTCTTATTGTAGGAGGAGGAGCAGTTCTAGGAATCGTTAACAATAAAATGTTAGCTGACATTTCCATGAACGGATTTATAGCGTCATTAAGAGGGCTTGGATGGCTCTATCAAATCATATCCATTGTGGCGTTAGTAATTGTTGGCCTCGTAACATTTTCAAAGATAGGTAAAGTTCGTTTGGGCGGGGAAGACGCTAAACCTAAGTATTCGTTTGGTTCTTGGTTTGCGATGGCACTATCAGGTGGAATTGCAACAGGGCTCATAACATATGGAGTGAATGAACCGATCATTTACTTTGGCAATATTTATGGTGAAATGAATCAAACCGGAGTGAAACCGGGAACGCCCCTTGCAGCAATCTTTGCCATGGGGCGCAGTTTTTACAATTGGTCTTTCATACCATACGCAATGTATTCATTGAGTGGTCTAGTCGTTGCCTATATGTATTTTAATCGCAAGAAATCATTGTCTGTAACCTCAACGTTAATTCCATTGTTTGGTGATAAAGTGACGAAAGGGATTTGGTCAAGTATAATCGACACATTATCCGTGTTAGCCATCGCATTAGGGTTAGCATCTTCGCTAGGAGCAGGACTAGCATTGGTTGGTTCGGGTATCGAGGCGACATACGGTATCCAACAAGGGCCGATCGTGTGGCTCGTGTTAACGTTAGTGATTACGGCAATGTTTACACTATCCTCTTTAAAAGGATTAGATAAAGGAATTCGATTTTTATCAGATTTCAATGCAAAAGTATTTTATATCATTCTCATTGCACTCATTATTATCGGTCCAACATTATTTATCTTTCGAACATCCACCGCTGGTTTAGGATACTGGCTGCAGAACTTTTGGCAATGGGGACTTGATCCAATTGATTTAGGTGGAGAAGCTCTTGTTATGTGGTGGACATTGTACGACTGGGCGATTTGGATTGCTTATGCTCCGCTAATGGGTATCTTTTTTGCCGTCATCTCACACGGCCGCACGATTCGTGAATTTATGATTGTTAACTGGATTTTACCTTCAGTATTCAGTATTATTTGGTTCGGTATTTGGGGTGGAACGGCGCTGCACTGGCAACAGAACAACGTTGTCGATTTAGTGGGTACAATCAAAGAGAGCGGGGCAATGGCAGCTTTGTGGTCATTTTTAGCCAATCTGCCTTTAGGCGCAGTCATTATTCCTATTATCATGTTTTCGCTCATTCTTTCTTTTTCTACAGGTGCTGATGCAATGGTACGTACAATTTCTTCTTTATGTACTGTAAACATTCAACATGACGAAGAGCCTGCAAATTGGAAAAAACTTCTTTGGGCACTTTCTATTGGGATTATAGCTTTCGTAATGGTCGCTTTCGCTGGAGGGGCACAAGGGGTCGATGGTGTAAAGTATCTAGCAGCACTTGGCGGCTCATCCATCCTATTTGTTTTCGTGTTGCAAGTCGTGTCTGCGATTAAAATGTTCTTCATTGATAAAATTGAAAAGTAA
- a CDS encoding DUF1801 domain-containing protein produces MTNRSMNPKVDEFLSKATKWKEEYVKLRNIVLDCELSEEFKWMHPCYTFEKKNIVLIHGFKEYCALLFHKGALLKDAHGILIQQTENVQAARQIRFTNVQEIVEMESVLKAYIYEAIEVEKAGLEVNFKKDREFTIPEELKNKFDEIPALKTAFEALTPGRQRAYILHFSSPKQSKTRESRVEKCIQKILGGKGLNDCTCGLSQKLPNCDGSHKNIR; encoded by the coding sequence ATGACAAATAGGAGTATGAATCCTAAAGTTGATGAATTTTTAAGTAAAGCCACAAAGTGGAAGGAAGAATATGTCAAGTTGAGAAATATCGTTCTTGACTGTGAGCTTTCCGAAGAATTTAAGTGGATGCATCCTTGTTACACGTTTGAGAAAAAGAACATCGTTTTAATACATGGATTTAAAGAATATTGTGCACTTCTTTTTCACAAAGGTGCCTTGTTAAAGGATGCCCACGGGATTCTAATCCAACAAACGGAGAATGTACAGGCGGCGCGCCAGATTCGATTCACAAATGTTCAAGAAATAGTTGAAATGGAATCCGTCTTGAAAGCGTATATTTATGAAGCCATTGAAGTTGAAAAAGCCGGTTTGGAAGTAAATTTTAAAAAGGATAGAGAATTCACAATTCCTGAAGAACTTAAAAATAAATTCGATGAAATCCCTGCCTTGAAAACTGCTTTTGAAGCATTGACGCCGGGACGCCAAAGAGCATACATTCTTCATTTTTCGTCGCCCAAACAATCCAAAACACGAGAGTCAAGGGTTGAAAAATGTATACAGAAAATTCTGGGTGGAAAGGGATTAAATGATTGCACTTGTGGACTATCTCAAAAACTGCCCAACTGTGACGGCTCGCACAAGAACATTCGATAA
- the hutH gene encoding histidine ammonia-lyase translates to MVTLTGQTLTFAEVRKVLFDGEKVIYSEESMRKVQESRKAVEKIVAEERVVYGITTGFGKFSDVFIGKDDVEALQLNLIRSHACGVGEPFPEVVSRAMILLRANALLKGFSGVRPVVIERLLDLVNAGIHPVIPQQGSLGASGDLAPLSHLALVLIGEGEVFYKGERTSAIQALTKEAIFPITLTAKEGLALINGTQAMTAMGVVAYLEAEKLAYQTELIASVTIEGLRGIIDAFDEDIQLARGYREQVEVAKRIRTHLSDSSLTTKQGELRVQDAYSIRCIPQVHGATWQTLNYVKEKLEIEMNAATDNPLIFDDGEKVLSGGNFHGQPIAFAMDFLGIAMAELANISERRIERLVNPQLNDLPPFLSPEPGLQSGAMIMQYVAAALVSENKTLAHPASVDSIPSSANQEDHVSMGTIGARHAYQIITNTRQVLAIEAICGMQAAEIRGIEKMAKATSSFLEEGRKIVPFISEDRVFSKDIEAMNTWLKVGIFNFNTSLSKEQKLS, encoded by the coding sequence ATGGTTACATTAACTGGTCAAACACTTACATTTGCTGAGGTACGAAAGGTCCTTTTTGACGGAGAAAAAGTTATTTACTCTGAAGAGAGCATGAGAAAAGTTCAAGAAAGCCGTAAAGCGGTTGAAAAAATCGTTGCTGAAGAAAGAGTTGTTTATGGCATTACAACAGGGTTTGGGAAATTTAGTGATGTCTTTATTGGGAAAGACGATGTAGAAGCACTGCAGTTGAATTTAATTCGTTCCCATGCATGCGGGGTTGGAGAACCTTTTCCAGAGGTCGTCTCACGTGCGATGATCCTGCTTCGAGCAAACGCATTACTTAAGGGTTTTTCGGGCGTACGTCCTGTTGTGATTGAAAGATTACTAGACTTAGTGAATGCCGGAATTCATCCAGTGATTCCACAACAAGGATCGCTTGGTGCAAGTGGAGATTTAGCTCCGCTCTCCCATTTGGCTCTTGTTTTAATCGGAGAAGGAGAGGTTTTTTATAAAGGGGAGAGAACATCAGCGATTCAAGCTTTAACGAAAGAAGCTATTTTTCCGATCACATTAACAGCAAAAGAAGGGTTGGCCCTCATTAATGGAACTCAAGCGATGACAGCAATGGGTGTCGTTGCCTATTTAGAAGCAGAAAAATTAGCTTATCAAACAGAACTGATCGCATCTGTGACAATTGAGGGATTACGTGGAATCATTGATGCCTTTGACGAGGATATTCAACTAGCTCGGGGATATCGCGAACAAGTCGAAGTGGCTAAGCGAATTCGTACTCATCTTTCTGACAGTTCATTAACAACAAAACAAGGGGAATTACGTGTTCAGGATGCTTACTCGATCCGTTGTATTCCCCAAGTACATGGAGCAACATGGCAGACATTAAACTATGTAAAAGAGAAATTGGAAATCGAAATGAATGCCGCTACAGATAATCCGTTAATATTCGATGATGGTGAAAAAGTATTATCTGGAGGTAACTTCCATGGACAGCCGATTGCATTTGCAATGGATTTCTTAGGCATAGCAATGGCAGAGCTGGCTAACATCTCAGAACGTCGAATTGAGCGTTTAGTAAATCCGCAATTGAATGACTTACCACCGTTTTTAAGTCCTGAACCAGGCTTACAGTCAGGTGCGATGATTATGCAGTATGTCGCAGCAGCACTTGTATCAGAAAATAAAACATTGGCACATCCAGCAAGTGTTGATTCCATCCCATCATCAGCAAATCAAGAAGATCATGTTAGCATGGGGACGATTGGAGCAAGACACGCCTATCAAATCATCACAAATACACGACAAGTTTTAGCCATTGAGGCAATTTGCGGAATGCAGGCAGCCGAAATTCGCGGCATCGAAAAAATGGCGAAAGCAACAAGCAGCTTTTTAGAAGAGGGTCGAAAGATTGTCCCATTTATTAGTGAGGATCGCGTATTTTCCAAGGATATTGAAGCTATGAATACTTGGTTAAAAGTGGGGATTTTCAACTTCAATACAAGTTTATCAAAAGAGCAAAAACTCTCGTAA
- a CDS encoding NUDIX domain-containing protein, giving the protein MIGNAPLIIVRPSVAIINNKGEILLYSYSGASWGIPGGILQINETVENCIKRNVKEDLGLILNSLHLFGVYSGQDLNTKPENGEDEYHTVAIGYLCTDYAGVLTPDENQEIEAEFFKLDQLPDHTDSFIKNKLVELKENLKIG; this is encoded by the coding sequence ATGATTGGAAATGCACCACTGATAATAGTACGACCAAGCGTAGCCATTATCAATAATAAAGGAGAAATTTTATTGTACAGTTATTCAGGTGCATCTTGGGGAATTCCAGGTGGGATATTGCAGATAAATGAGACAGTTGAGAATTGCATTAAAAGAAATGTAAAAGAAGATTTAGGTTTAATTTTAAATTCTCTACATTTATTTGGTGTCTATTCTGGTCAGGATTTAAATACAAAACCTGAGAACGGTGAAGATGAATATCATACTGTTGCAATAGGTTATTTATGTACAGACTATGCAGGAGTATTAACACCTGATGAGAATCAGGAAATAGAAGCTGAATTTTTCAAATTAGACCAATTACCTGATCATACAGATTCTTTTATTAAAAATAAGTTGGTTGAATTAAAGGAGAATCTTAAAATAGGTTAA
- a CDS encoding HAL/PAL/TAL family ammonia-lyase: MHAKDNKKVTLGDPISLEEFVAVARFGALVEFSDVYRRRVEMSSQLVEKRIKEGKVMYGVNTGFGALSTELISQEETAQLQRNILLSHATSVGEPLTEEEVRATILMVLQNLGQGYSGVRIETLEMYRQFLNNRLTPFAPREGSVGYLCTEAHIALVLIGEGMAYVNGELLPAKEALGRVGMEPLVLSAKEGLALISGTTSPTGIGALALFDMLKAATVADIIGAMTLEVLKGTTNAFDDRLMSVRPHEDQRNTAFNIRKMLSDSMIAKKFVDYRLQDALSLRALPQLHGAAKKTLQDALKTIEIEINSCCDNPILWPDEENGGAISGCNCDSSYVGIELDSACIAATAIAKMSERRNNRLINGQLSGYPSFLIHKAGLNSGLMIPQYTQAGLLNDMKILSHPATVDSIPTCADQEDYVAMGYNAAKKAREVASKLEYVLAIELLSIYCAHQFVESDLLPGSATRAVLTRIAHSVPKMEEDTYLYPHLQTLREIIHSGEIIDLVEDTIGKLL; the protein is encoded by the coding sequence ATGCATGCCAAAGATAATAAAAAAGTAACCCTTGGTGATCCGATTAGTCTCGAAGAATTTGTGGCAGTTGCACGATTTGGTGCCTTGGTTGAATTTTCCGATGTCTACCGAAGGCGGGTAGAAATGTCTAGTCAACTCGTTGAAAAGCGGATAAAAGAAGGAAAGGTAATGTACGGAGTCAATACTGGTTTCGGTGCTCTTTCTACAGAGTTGATATCCCAGGAAGAAACGGCTCAATTACAACGGAATATCCTTCTATCCCATGCTACGTCAGTAGGAGAACCGCTAACGGAGGAAGAAGTGAGGGCTACGATACTTATGGTCTTGCAAAATTTGGGACAAGGGTATTCGGGGGTGCGAATCGAAACTTTGGAGATGTATCGACAGTTTTTAAATAACCGCCTGACCCCCTTTGCTCCCCGGGAAGGTTCTGTCGGCTATTTATGCACGGAAGCTCATATAGCGCTTGTACTGATTGGTGAAGGGATGGCGTATGTGAACGGAGAGCTCCTACCTGCGAAGGAAGCTTTAGGCAGAGTTGGCATGGAGCCGCTTGTGCTTTCAGCAAAGGAGGGACTGGCGCTTATCAGCGGGACAACAAGCCCGACAGGCATTGGAGCATTAGCATTGTTTGATATGTTAAAGGCGGCTACAGTCGCCGATATTATCGGAGCAATGACTCTAGAAGTGTTAAAAGGAACTACAAATGCTTTTGACGACCGGTTGATGAGCGTTCGGCCACATGAGGATCAAAGAAATACCGCATTTAACATTCGAAAAATGTTAAGCGACTCCATGATTGCAAAGAAGTTCGTCGATTATCGATTACAGGATGCGTTATCTTTGCGTGCTCTTCCACAGCTGCACGGAGCCGCAAAGAAAACGCTTCAGGACGCGTTGAAAACGATCGAAATTGAGATAAATTCATGTTGTGATAACCCAATTTTATGGCCAGACGAGGAAAACGGCGGAGCAATATCGGGATGTAATTGTGATTCATCGTATGTGGGAATCGAGTTAGATTCTGCATGTATTGCCGCCACAGCAATTGCCAAGATGTCAGAAAGGCGTAATAATCGCCTCATCAATGGTCAGCTTTCCGGCTATCCTTCTTTTCTCATCCATAAAGCGGGGCTCAACTCTGGACTGATGATTCCGCAATACACACAAGCAGGTCTTTTAAATGATATGAAAATATTATCCCATCCGGCTACGGTAGATAGTATTCCAACCTGTGCTGACCAGGAAGATTATGTAGCAATGGGATACAATGCTGCTAAAAAAGCGCGTGAGGTGGCTAGTAAGCTTGAATATGTGTTAGCCATTGAACTGTTATCTATATATTGTGCCCATCAGTTCGTGGAAAGCGATTTATTACCGGGTTCTGCCACAAGAGCTGTTTTAACCCGAATTGCTCACTCTGTACCAAAAATGGAGGAGGACACATACCTTTATCCTCATTTACAAACGTTAAGGGAGATCATTCATTCTGGCGAAATCATCGATCTTGTAGAAGATACGATTGGAAAACTACTTTAG
- a CDS encoding hotdog family protein has product MSLKVGDIITFERTFTTEDVELFTKVSSDEGSHHVTPDEQGRLVIQGLLTDILPTKIGVNNNVLARTINFEFLRTVFTGDTIIYTVTIDQFEKQHNRTRITASFVCENQREKEVLRGDFLEVIL; this is encoded by the coding sequence TTGTCATTAAAAGTAGGCGATATTATTACATTTGAACGGACTTTCACAACCGAAGATGTTGAATTGTTTACTAAGGTTTCAAGTGATGAAGGCTCTCACCATGTTACTCCTGATGAACAGGGAAGACTTGTAATACAGGGATTACTAACCGATATATTGCCGACAAAAATAGGCGTCAATAACAATGTACTCGCCCGTACAATAAATTTTGAGTTTTTAAGAACTGTATTTACTGGGGATACTATAATTTATACAGTAACTATTGATCAATTTGAAAAGCAGCATAATAGGACACGTATTACTGCCTCTTTTGTATGCGAAAACCAACGCGAAAAGGAAGTACTGAGAGGGGATTTTTTAGAAGTAATCCTATAA
- a CDS encoding IS110 family RNA-guided transposase, whose amino-acid sequence MDVIIERACGMDVHKDNITACIMTPDGKEIQTFPTKTVFLLKLIDWIKEHDCTHVAMESTSVYWKPIVNLLESEGIEFLVVNAQHMKALPGRKTDVKDAEWIAQLLRHGLLKASFIPNRIQRELRELVRYRRSIIEERARQHNRIQKVLEGANIKLGSVVSDIMGVSSKDMLRAIADGEDDPEKLANFTRRTMKKKKAELELALQGYVNPHQRLMLKTILTHIDFLTEQIEMLDQEIAQRVSSYQEDIERLDSIPGIATRMAEQILAEIGTDVENQFPTAAHLCSWAALVPGHNESAGKRKSSRSKKGNKYLRSALTEAAQSVRGSKNYLGALYRRTAGRKGKKKAAIVVAHAMLRIAYYLLTRKEMYVDLGEDYFDKQRQVSIVRHSVRRLENLGFNVTITEAS is encoded by the coding sequence ATGGATGTAATCATTGAAAGAGCATGTGGTATGGATGTTCATAAGGACAATATCACTGCATGTATTATGACACCTGATGGAAAGGAGATTCAAACGTTTCCTACCAAAACAGTTTTTCTGCTTAAGTTAATCGACTGGATTAAGGAACATGACTGTACTCATGTCGCAATGGAAAGCACGAGTGTTTATTGGAAACCTATCGTTAACTTATTAGAGTCCGAAGGAATCGAGTTTTTAGTTGTAAATGCTCAACACATGAAGGCACTTCCAGGACGTAAAACGGATGTTAAAGATGCCGAATGGATTGCCCAACTTCTTCGCCATGGTTTACTCAAAGCGAGTTTCATTCCAAACCGTATTCAAAGAGAGCTGAGGGAACTTGTCCGTTATCGCCGCAGTATTATCGAAGAACGTGCAAGACAACATAATCGAATTCAAAAAGTTTTAGAAGGAGCCAATATCAAACTAGGCTCTGTCGTTTCAGATATTATGGGGGTTTCCTCGAAGGATATGCTTCGAGCTATCGCTGACGGCGAGGATGATCCTGAGAAACTAGCAAACTTCACTCGTCGTACAATGAAAAAGAAAAAAGCAGAACTTGAATTAGCACTTCAGGGCTATGTTAACCCACATCAACGCTTAATGCTCAAAACGATTTTAACTCACATTGATTTTCTAACTGAGCAAATTGAAATGTTGGATCAAGAGATAGCTCAAAGAGTAAGCTCTTATCAGGAAGATATAGAACGACTCGATTCCATTCCTGGTATCGCAACTAGAATGGCTGAGCAAATCTTAGCTGAAATTGGTACGGACGTTGAAAACCAATTCCCGACTGCCGCACATCTATGTTCATGGGCAGCCTTGGTTCCTGGACACAATGAGAGCGCAGGTAAAAGAAAATCTAGCAGATCTAAGAAGGGAAATAAGTATTTAAGATCCGCATTAACAGAAGCAGCTCAATCAGTTAGAGGGTCAAAAAACTATCTCGGTGCACTGTATAGACGTACAGCTGGACGAAAAGGAAAGAAAAAGGCAGCAATTGTAGTCGCCCACGCGATGTTACGAATCGCATATTACCTTCTAACCAGAAAAGAAATGTATGTTGACTTAGGCGAAGATTATTTTGATAAACAAAGACAAGTATCTATTGTGCGCCATTCGGTACGGAGACTAGAAAATTTAGGTTTTAATGTGACAATTACCGAAGCGTCCTAA
- a CDS encoding iron chaperone codes for MEVFAKYLAGIDNPDHRNRTEEILSWVTNKFPNLEPHIKWNTPMFSDHGTYIIGFSTAKHHLSVAPEEAGMAHFADDIAQAGYSATKGLFRIRWNEPVNYELLEKMIEFKIQDKAEYTKFWRE; via the coding sequence ATGGAAGTTTTTGCAAAATATTTAGCAGGTATCGATAACCCCGACCACCGCAACCGTACAGAGGAAATTTTGTCGTGGGTTACTAATAAATTCCCAAATTTGGAACCGCACATCAAGTGGAATACGCCAATGTTTTCCGATCACGGCACATATATCATCGGCTTTTCCACAGCGAAGCATCATTTGAGCGTTGCACCCGAAGAAGCAGGCATGGCACACTTTGCCGATGACATTGCACAAGCTGGCTACAGCGCTACCAAAGGCTTATTTCGAATTCGGTGGAATGAGCCGGTAAATTACGAATTGCTTGAGAAAATGATTGAATTTAAGATTCAAGATAAAGCAGAATATACGAAATTTTGGCGGGAATAA
- a CDS encoding Na+/H+ antiporter family protein codes for MLSSVVISVIVMSVLSLLRVNVMFTILIAAVVAGLMEGLSLSESMDMLISGMGGQANTALSYVLLGIFAVMIGYSGITGFLVKRLVSVLNGKRSILLLTIAAVSCLSQNIVPIHIAFIPILIPPLLHLFDKLKIDRRGVASALTFGLEAPYIMIPAGFGLIFHGIIADEMKASGMDIPISSVAHAMFIPGLGMIVGLLVAIFISYRKDREQPFSDQGVMNEVAASQEMELKFSTRHFFTIVAIIGVLIVQLVSSSLALGALTGIILMFLFTVVPYKEGEKVINEGINMMGMIAFVMLVASGYATILKETGAVEELVKSSTGILGESKLIIAVGMLLIGLLITMATGSSFGTIPIIAALFVPICATVGFSPLATAALIGTAGALGDAGSPASDSTLGPTAGLNADGKHHHIWDTCVPTFLHYNIPLFIFGVIAAMVL; via the coding sequence ATGTTAAGTTCAGTAGTGATTTCTGTCATTGTTATGTCTGTTTTGAGCCTACTCCGAGTGAATGTGATGTTTACGATTTTAATAGCCGCCGTTGTTGCCGGTTTGATGGAAGGTCTGTCACTGTCCGAATCGATGGATATGCTTATTTCCGGAATGGGTGGACAAGCCAATACGGCACTAAGTTATGTTTTGCTTGGAATATTTGCTGTTATGATAGGCTATTCAGGAATTACTGGATTTCTTGTGAAACGACTTGTAAGCGTTTTAAATGGGAAGCGTTCCATCTTATTGTTGACGATTGCTGCAGTCTCATGTTTATCGCAAAATATTGTTCCGATACATATTGCGTTTATTCCCATTTTAATTCCGCCTTTGCTCCATTTGTTTGATAAACTGAAGATCGATCGTAGAGGTGTCGCTTCAGCATTAACGTTTGGGTTAGAGGCGCCATATATTATGATTCCAGCCGGATTTGGGCTAATATTCCATGGGATCATTGCCGATGAAATGAAAGCGAGCGGTATGGATATCCCTATTTCATCTGTCGCACACGCTATGTTCATACCAGGTCTTGGCATGATTGTTGGGCTTTTGGTCGCCATTTTTATTTCTTATCGAAAGGATCGTGAACAGCCTTTTAGTGATCAAGGGGTTATGAATGAGGTAGCTGCATCACAAGAAATGGAATTGAAATTTTCAACACGTCATTTCTTCACGATTGTGGCAATTATCGGTGTTCTAATCGTACAGCTAGTATCCAGTTCACTTGCTTTGGGAGCGCTTACAGGTATTATTCTTATGTTTTTGTTCACGGTTGTCCCATATAAAGAGGGAGAAAAGGTGATCAATGAAGGGATTAATATGATGGGCATGATTGCATTCGTGATGTTAGTCGCTTCTGGATATGCAACGATTTTGAAGGAGACTGGTGCTGTTGAGGAACTTGTAAAATCCTCAACCGGAATCTTGGGGGAAAGTAAACTTATTATTGCTGTTGGGATGCTTCTCATTGGTCTATTGATTACGATGGCTACTGGCTCTTCATTTGGGACAATCCCGATTATTGCTGCTTTGTTTGTCCCAATCTGCGCAACAGTTGGTTTTTCTCCATTAGCGACTGCCGCATTAATCGGTACTGCTGGTGCACTTGGGGATGCAGGATCACCGGCATCAGACAGCACGCTTGGTCCGACCGCAGGGTTAAACGCAGATGGAAAACACCATCATATTTGGGACACATGTGTTCCAACGTTTCTGCATTATAATATCCCGCTCTTTATTTTTGGTGTTATCGCTGCAATGGTTCTTTAA
- a CDS encoding ABC transporter ATP-binding protein has protein sequence MSLLKVQNLYKTFDTTKGKVNALHDVNFQCETGEFITIIGPSGCGKSTLLKAIAGLDSHYDGHIYLEGSEVKTPSIDKGFIFQEPRLFPWMTVEKNIAADLPIHSEEITKEVERLIKLVRLEGFEASFPKELSGGMAQRVAIARALLRNPKVLLLDEPFGALDAFTRSHMQEVLLDIWQENRTTMLFVTHDIDEAIYLANKVIIMNAKPGSINDIVAVDLPFPRKKSTSSFQEIRNLILNKFEKVDELELINSAGI, from the coding sequence ATGTCTTTGTTAAAAGTCCAAAATCTATATAAAACCTTTGATACTACAAAAGGTAAAGTAAATGCTTTGCATGATGTCAATTTTCAATGCGAAACGGGTGAATTTATAACCATCATTGGTCCTAGTGGTTGCGGCAAGAGTACATTATTGAAAGCAATAGCAGGACTTGATTCTCATTATGACGGTCATATTTATTTAGAAGGAAGCGAGGTGAAAACTCCCTCTATTGACAAAGGTTTTATTTTTCAAGAACCGCGGCTTTTTCCTTGGATGACTGTAGAAAAAAATATAGCTGCAGACCTTCCAATCCATAGCGAAGAAATAACAAAAGAAGTAGAGAGATTGATTAAACTGGTTCGCCTTGAAGGTTTCGAAGCATCGTTTCCTAAGGAACTGTCAGGGGGGATGGCTCAAAGAGTTGCTATTGCAAGAGCATTATTGAGAAACCCAAAGGTATTGTTACTTGATGAACCGTTTGGAGCATTAGATGCTTTTACACGTTCGCATATGCAAGAGGTTCTTCTTGATATTTGGCAGGAAAATCGTACGACAATGTTATTTGTTACACATGACATTGATGAAGCGATTTATCTTGCAAATAAAGTAATCATTATGAATGCAAAACCGGGATCTATCAATGATATCGTAGCAGTTGACCTGCCATTTCCTAGGAAAAAATCGACATCATCCTTTCAAGAAATAAGAAACTTAATTTTAAATAAATTTGAAAAGGTGGATGAACTAGAGTTAATAAATAGTGCTGGAATATAG
- a CDS encoding helix-turn-helix transcriptional regulator has translation MKHGVRNSVKEFRKEKGITQDQLAESISVTRQTIIAIEKQRYEPSIGTAIKLANVLDCSLDKLFWIEGDV, from the coding sequence ATGAAGCATGGTGTTAGAAATTCAGTCAAAGAGTTTAGAAAAGAAAAAGGTATTACTCAAGACCAATTAGCCGAAAGTATCTCGGTAACGAGACAAACTATTATAGCTATTGAAAAACAACGTTATGAACCATCTATTGGTACAGCAATTAAATTAGCGAATGTGTTAGATTGTTCGCTAGATAAATTATTTTGGATTGAAGGAGATGTGTAA